Genomic window (Egicoccus halophilus):
GGATGGATGGAGGGGTGTTGGCGAAAAGGCCGGTGGGGTAGGTAGCGGGGCTTCTGTGGGGTTTTGAGGAGCCTGTCGGAGGGTCGCCCTACGGTTCCGGTCGAGTTACCTCACGTTCTTTTCGCTACCGGTTTCCGACGTCCTGGGCCAGATGACTGGCGTCGGGCTCACCCGGCAGGGTCGCCGGCGGGAACGGGTGGGACGTAGGGCGTGAGCTGATCGATGTGGGGTTGGAACGCGTCGCGGAAGGCCCCGAGGTTGGTGACGATCCAGTCGCGGTGAGTGTCCCACTGGTCTTCGTTGTCGACGCTGGCGTCGTCGAACGGTGCGTACAGCGAGATGCGTGACGCGCGCTTGTTGGGGATGGCGTCCCAGTCGAGGCCGGGCAGTGTCGCGTTGATCTGCTCCCGGACGCTGGCGAGCTGCTCCCAGAGGTGTTGCTGTGCTTGCTCGTTCGGTCCGTCGACGTATAGCTCGATACGCAGCTTCCGATCGCCGGTGAACGCGATGGAGTAGAAGGGGTAGGTCTTGCCGGATGGCATGGGCATCCAGCTGTCCTTGGGTGGGACAGACTTGTTGCTCCACCCGGGGTAGGTCGTCTGGAGCCGTTCGATCAGCGGTTCCCAGAACGCGGCGTAGAGCTGGCCGCGGGCGCTGACGGTGCTGGTGGCTTGCGTGACCTGTTTGGCCCACTGGTCGGGCTCGACCACGGTGGTGAGCTGGACGGCGACCGGTGAGGTGTCGATCTGGAGCGCTTCGATCCGCAGCCCGAAGAACCCGACGCCTTCGACGCTGTTGTGGTTGACCCACTCGATCGCTGAGCGGTGCTCGGGCCGGAATCGTTCCGCGATCCATACGGCGTAGGCGGCTTCCTGGCCGGCGGCGTAGGTGAGCAGCTTGCCGAGGTGGTCGTGGTCAGTCGGGCCGAACTGGTTCTCGATCACGACCAGGTCGTCCGTGCCGGCGATCTGTGCAACGACGTCGACGCGGAACGGTCCGACCGCGACCTCGGTGGCGACCAGCTCCAGGTCGAGGCCGATCTGTGCGGAGAGGTAGTTGAGGTTCGCCGCGAGCCACGGGGTGAAGTCACTCGATTCCGAGGTCCACACTGTCCGGATCGGTAGACGCCGGAGTTGCCCGAACTCGACGGCCATGGTTCCCCCTCGATGGACGTGCCGGGGACCGTAGTCGCCCGGGTGTGGATCAGCACCAGGTCGATCACGGCGGGTTGTCCGGGCCCAGATCGAGTTCATCAGCCTGATCAGCGACGAGCTGACCGAGCGGGACGTGGTCGAACCCGGTCGGGTCTACGAGGACCCCTACGTCGGCCTTGCCCCCCGCGGCCCCGGACCAGTTCACCGAGGACGAACTCGATCGGTCGTCCCAGACGCTTGAACGTCTCGGCCCGACCGACCGATGGTGCCGAGTCCTGAGATCAGGCCACTGGTGCGCCTGTCACCGCACCCGGTAGTCGTGGCCGGGCGGGTACTCCTGCCGATCACCGAAGGGCCGACCGAAGTCCGCCTTGGCTTCTGCCCAGTCGACTCCGAGTTCGTCGGTCAGTCGCGTTTTCGCGCGCCTGAGCCTCACGCGGGAAGGCTTGATCCGCACGTACATCCCCTGCGGCGTGTTGCCCTTGAGTACGTCGCGGAGGTCGCGGAGGAGCACCCCGGTCGCGAAGACCGGATCGTCGCCCGCGCCTTCGATGGCGACGACGGTGAGGCGCGTCTGCTCGACGGCGACGAGGACCCGCTTGTCGTCGAGCATCTTGTGGTTGTTCGTGGCCATCACTGGGAACGCGCGACGGTGCAGCTCGTAGACGAGATCGTGGTCTTCCAACCGGTTGAGGTCATGAGGCGGCAGGCTTTTGATCCAGTGGAAGGCGAACTCTGGAATCCACCTCTCAACGCCGCGCAGCAACGGCTCAGGGAAGTTGTGGTCGAGAGCGACGGGCGTGGCGGCCGCCATCAGCTCGCAGCGCGCGCCAGCCGCTGCTCGAAGCTCAGCGCTTCGGCCAGGGCGTCGACATCCTCGTCCGGGTAGAGGGCCGCGATCGTGTCCAGGTCGTACCCGCGCTCTGCCAGCGCGGCGATCGTCCGCGTGGTCAAGCGCGTGCCGAGCAGGTGCGGCTCGCCAGCGCATCGGCCGGGCACGATGCGCAGATGTGCGTCAGGCTCGCGGAGGTCCGGACCATCCTCGAACGGCGCGAAGAGATCCAGGGCATCGTCGAAGGCGCGCTGCCCGCTGACGTTTTCCGAGCGCTCGACGTGGAAGACGTGACCAGAGGCGTCGACGGCGATGGTGGGGCGAGCGTGGCCGGATGCGGCCTCACGCCAGAGGTCATCGACGAACCGGTCGAGCATCGCCCGGACCTCCGCCATCGCTGTCCTGCGGGCGTCAGGCTTGTCGGAGCGCAGCCACCTAACCAGTCGGAGGGTTAGCAGGTCGCCGTAGGACCACAGCTTCTCTCGGGATGGCGAGATGGACGGCACGACGACGTCCTTGCGCGCCCAGTCGTAGACCGTGCTCAACGGGACCCCGGCCAAGGCGGCAGCCCTCGGGGCCTCGTACGCCCCAAGGTCCAGCCTGCTTATGGCCGCCGTCACGTTCGGCCTCCCTCGTGCGACACCGAGTGTAGGTCGCCCAGCAGCTCGAGAGCCGAGATCGGACTGCTACACGAGCGAGGACCCGGCCGCCAGGGCCGGGTCCTCCGCCACACGATCATTTCGCGAACCGTTGGAGGGTTTATCGCGAAGACCCCATGGAATGGAGCGGGTGAGGGGAATCGAACCCCCGTCACCAGCTTGGGAAGCTGGGGCTCTACCATTGAGCTACACCCGCGGGTCGCGCTCGAGGGTCCTGGATCGCAGGAACCGACTCGTCGCGCGGCTGCGGAAGGTACTGCCCCGACCGTGCCGGTGGCAACGCGGGGCGCGCCGACGTGCTGGCACCGTCCTCGCTCTCGTCCTGGAGTCCGCGTGATCCTGTCCGACCGCTCCATCCGCAGCGCCCTGCAGACCGGCCGGCTGGTGGTCGAGCCGCTCGACGACGGCGCGGTGCAGCCCTCCAGCGTCGACGTCCGGCTCGCCCCGCACTTCCGGGTGTTCGCCAACCACCGCTACGCGATGATCGACGTCCGCCAGGAGCAGCCCGACCTCACCGACCTCGTCGAGGTCCCGCTCGGCGAGCCGTTCGTACTGCACCCGGGGGAGTTCGTGCTCGGCTCCACCCTCGAGCGCATCGCGCTGCCCGACGACCTCGTCGCCCGTATCGAGGGCAAGAGCTCGCTGGCCCGTCTCGGCCTGGTCATCCACAGCACCGCCGGGTTCGTCGACGCCGGGTTCGCGGGGGACGTGACCCTGGAGCTGTCCAACGTCGCGACCCTGCC
Coding sequences:
- a CDS encoding DUF4268 domain-containing protein, giving the protein MAVEFGQLRRLPIRTVWTSESSDFTPWLAANLNYLSAQIGLDLELVATEVAVGPFRVDVVAQIAGTDDLVVIENQFGPTDHDHLGKLLTYAAGQEAAYAVWIAERFRPEHRSAIEWVNHNSVEGVGFFGLRIEALQIDTSPVAVQLTTVVEPDQWAKQVTQATSTVSARGQLYAAFWEPLIERLQTTYPGWSNKSVPPKDSWMPMPSGKTYPFYSIAFTGDRKLRIELYVDGPNEQAQQHLWEQLASVREQINATLPGLDWDAIPNKRASRISLYAPFDDASVDNEDQWDTHRDWIVTNLGAFRDAFQPHIDQLTPYVPPVPAGDPAG
- a CDS encoding DUF433 domain-containing protein; amino-acid sequence: MSTVYDWARKDVVVPSISPSREKLWSYGDLLTLRLVRWLRSDKPDARRTAMAEVRAMLDRFVDDLWREAASGHARPTIAVDASGHVFHVERSENVSGQRAFDDALDLFAPFEDGPDLREPDAHLRIVPGRCAGEPHLLGTRLTTRTIAALAERGYDLDTIAALYPDEDVDALAEALSFEQRLARAAS
- the dcd gene encoding dCTP deaminase, whose product is MILSDRSIRSALQTGRLVVEPLDDGAVQPSSVDVRLAPHFRVFANHRYAMIDVRQEQPDLTDLVEVPLGEPFVLHPGEFVLGSTLERIALPDDLVARIEGKSSLARLGLVIHSTAGFVDAGFAGDVTLELSNVATLPILLYPGMRIAQFAFFQLDTPAEHPYGSRAPGSKYQGQQGPTASRYHLNRIRDPRDPA